AAATGAGTAGCGATCATCTTGCAAAGAAGGGGGCCGAGCTATTAAGGCAAGGAGCTACCATGTTGAGCGAATCTTGCCCCATCTGTCACTCACCTCTATTTAGGTTAAAGAACGGAGACGTCGTGTGTCCGCTACACGGCAAGGTATACATTGTGAAGAGCGACGAGGAGGAAAAGAAGGTAAAGAAGGACCTCGTCCTGACTAGCACAGAGGACGAGCTAATAGAGGGGCTAAACCAAATGCTGAAGAAGCTCAAGGAAGATCCAAAGGACTCTGAGGCACTATTACAGGTTATAAGGTACCTAGACGCGATCGAAAGGATTAGGCGTATCCTAGGAACTTCTCAACAGAGTAAATAACTTCCTTGGACACCTCCTCGAGCTCCCTCTCTCCGTTAATTACCTTGAATCCCTCCCTCTTGGCCAGTTCTAGGTATTTTTCCCTTACCTTGTTTAGCAACTTAAGCTTCTCCTCGAAGTTGAATATGTCCTTCTTTTTGCTCAACCTCTTCATAGCAGTTTCCACTTTCACGTCGATCAGGATGGTCATATCGGGCTTTGGAAACTTCGAGTTGACCTCAAATATCCATTCCTCCTCAGCACCCATGGCAGACTGATAGGCTACGGAAGAATAAAAGTACCTGTCCGTAATAACCACTTCAGCGTTCTTCGACCTTATCCAGTCTAGATGTATTGATCTGTCCGCCGCAAACAGTAGTGTAAGCGTGATGGGGTCCTTCCATCCCTGGCTCTCTATTAGTTGGGTTATTTCCTTAGTGAAGGGCTCTTGGGTCAGCAAGGCGTTAATTCCCCTTCCGGCTAAGTAGGAGAAGAGAATCTGCGAAAGGGTAGTCTTTCCAGCTCCGTCTATACCCTCAAAGGCTATGAGTATCATTACGCCTAAATATCTTTTGTGTCCAATTCATTTAAGCCGATATGCCCGTGCCGTCGTTGACTGCCCTTAGCGCTATTAAGTACGCTGCCCTAACGTCCTTGTCCTTGATCCTAGCATATGGGTTTCTGGAGCTAGTCTTGTTCTCGTTTACCTTTCTAACTCCTCCGAACTTCATTGACAACATCTTGTAAACCAGCTCCCCGAGCCTGTTTCCCGTTCCAACGCCTATGTAAAGCTTGTCGTGAGGAACAGATCTAATCATGTCTTCTACGCTTTCCTCCACGTTGTCGATGGTCGTTTGCCTTACGTCTATTAGGTCTCCGTCTCCTAAGGCCACAATTGTTAGCCTATACGAGTTTGTATCTATTCCTATCAGTAGCTCGTTAAACTTCTCCTTACCTTTCGACTCACATATAGCCCTGTTTATGGCCAATCTAACGTGGTCTTCGTCGTTCACGGTTATATCTCCTTCGCTCTCTGATATGCCTATCCAGGAAAGCTTACCCAAGAACTCTTCCTTTTTCCTGATCTCCTTGATCACTATCGAAAATAGTCTGGGGTCCTCTACGCGCAATAGAGGTTTTTTATTACCCACAATTTGAATTTCTTAGTTAGTGGAATATAAGCGTTGTACAATAACAGAGTTCATATTTAAGAACAGTAGCTTTGTCTCAATTTACGGTCCCTCGGGTAGTGGAAAAACTCTTCTCGGCCTCCAAGTTTTGAAGGAATTCGAAAGCTCTGTGTTCATCTCCACGGAGGGCTCTGCATACAAGGGCAGGGTAAGGGGGTCCTTTAAGAACGCTTACTTCGCTGACGCTATGAGTGAGCTAGAGCTCTTGAACGCCATTTTCAAGGCCATTTCCCTCGAACCCAAAGTCGTAGTAGTCGACACTATTAACAAGTTCTTCAGGATGAGCAGGAGGCCGGAATACCTTCTACACCCGTTGATCTTACTTAAAAGGTTCTCCAGGTACGGAAAAGTCCTCCTAATTTGGGAGGTCTCGATGAATAATAAGGTCAGTGGCGAGAAGCTAATGAGGTACTTCTCCGGAGACGTTCTGAGGGTTACGAAGAGCTACGTGATAGGAAATTTAAGGAAATGCAAGTTTAGGATAACAGATGAAGGGGTAGTGGGATGCTTGGAGTGCTAGCGAACCTACTTTTAGGCCTATTGTACTATGTCCCTGCCTTTGTGGCCAACGGGACCGGTCCATTCGTCAAGAGGGGTACTCCTATCGATATGGGCAAAAACTTCTTGGACGGAAGGAGAATACTTGGAGACGGCAAAACCTTCGAGGGACTAATTGTTGCAGTTACCTTTGGGACCACAATTGGCGTAGTAATTTCGAGGTTCTTGGGAGTTGAGTGGATACCGGTGTCCTCGGTGGAGTCCCTATTCGCGATGCTGGGGGACATGGCGGGAGCTTTCGTAAAGAGGAGACTAAACATACCCAGGGGGGGAAGGGCGCTAGGCCTCGACCAGTTGGACTTCGTGTTTGGGGCCACTATAGGGCTACTTCTCCTGGACGTCTCCATTAACCTCTTCCAGTTCCTCTTCGTCGCCGGAGTGGCCTTTGCCATGCACGTCTTCACGAACAACGTCGCCTAT
The Candidatus Aramenus sp. CH1 DNA segment above includes these coding regions:
- a CDS encoding AAA family ATPase; this translates as MEYKRCTITEFIFKNSSFVSIYGPSGSGKTLLGLQVLKEFESSVFISTEGSAYKGRVRGSFKNAYFADAMSELELLNAIFKAISLEPKVVVVDTINKFFRMSRRPEYLLHPLILLKRFSRYGKVLLIWEVSMNNKVSGEKLMRYFSGDVLRVTKSYVIGNLRKCKFRITDEGVVGCLEC
- the tmk gene encoding dTMP kinase, with amino-acid sequence MILIAFEGIDGAGKTTLSQILFSYLAGRGINALLTQEPFTKEITQLIESQGWKDPITLTLLFAADRSIHLDWIRSKNAEVVITDRYFYSSVAYQSAMGAEEEWIFEVNSKFPKPDMTILIDVKVETAMKRLSKKKDIFNFEEKLKLLNKVREKYLELAKREGFKVINGERELEEVSKEVIYSVEKFLGYA
- a CDS encoding CDP-2,3-bis-(O-geranylgeranyl)-sn-glycerol synthase, which produces MLGVLANLLLGLLYYVPAFVANGTGPFVKRGTPIDMGKNFLDGRRILGDGKTFEGLIVAVTFGTTIGVVISRFLGVEWIPVSSVESLFAMLGDMAGAFVKRRLNIPRGGRALGLDQLDFVFGATIGLLLLDVSINLFQFLFVAGVAFAMHVFTNNVAYRLKIKSVPW